The following proteins come from a genomic window of Shewanella halifaxensis HAW-EB4:
- a CDS encoding HyaD/HybD family hydrogenase maturation endopeptidase, which yields MKVLLLGIGNVLYADEGIGVHFVNYIQENYSFHHQIDQLDMLDGGTLAQGLIPILCQYDYLIVVDTVNANGVTPGEVYFFDFDKAPPEIDWQGSAHEVEMLQTLIMMEMVGDRPKTFVLGVTPTVIEPMTLGLTEQIQAAVPLMEKTLLTHFDSLGFSHQRIANIDINSLIPDSYKRGLTLDEEY from the coding sequence ATGAAGGTATTGCTACTTGGTATTGGCAATGTCTTGTACGCCGATGAGGGCATCGGCGTACATTTCGTCAATTACATCCAAGAAAACTACAGCTTCCACCATCAAATCGATCAGCTCGATATGCTAGACGGTGGAACGCTTGCCCAAGGTCTTATCCCTATACTTTGCCAATACGACTACCTTATCGTCGTTGACACCGTTAATGCAAACGGTGTTACCCCAGGAGAAGTCTACTTTTTCGATTTTGATAAGGCTCCCCCCGAAATTGATTGGCAAGGTAGTGCTCATGAAGTTGAAATGTTGCAAACGCTTATCATGATGGAGATGGTCGGTGATAGACCCAAGACCTTTGTGTTAGGTGTTACCCCGACGGTTATTGAGCCCATGACTCTTGGATTGACAGAACAGATCCAAGCGGCCGTGCCTTTAATGGAAAAAACGTTGCTGACTCATTTTGACTCTTTAGGCTTTAGTCACCAACGTATTGCAAACATAGATATTAACAGCCTTATTCCCGACTCTTACAAACGTGGTTTAACTTTAGATGAAGAATATTAG
- the hypF gene encoding carbamoyltransferase HypF encodes MTKNLEKSRLQLKITGIVQGVGFRPFVYRLAHELNLTGTVLNNSEGVTIEAQGRPAELALFEAAFSNQAPPLARIDNINVTPLPVIDDCDLFSIVHSEKESLAVVAVSSDKCTCEDCFKDINDINNRHFRYPFTNCTNCGPRYSLINALPYDRPNTAMADFDMCPDCERAYLDPMDRRYHAQPVSCPKCGPQLSFKSADLTLLSSKETALEDAINSLIEGKILAIKGIGGFHLVCDATNNQSVELLRQRKNRPAKPFAVMVENIDAAKRLVTGNTAEWQVLSSAERPITLMRKIDAHDVEPSLSDLVAPQIDRLGIFLPYTPLHQLLLNGVKRPLVMTSANLSGEPIITDSVAINCKLANVIDNILDHNRPILNGCDDSVVQVINDKLQVLRLARGYAPLSFYSEQPLEESILALGAQQKNSICFGIEHNLFLSPHIGDLVSIEAEEYFHHTLNTFSRLYGFKASQLVHDSHPDYATSRWALSQAINNTSSVQHHYAHVLSVMAANKITTPVLGFSFDGTGLGDDDTLWGGELLRCDVHQYQRLSHLSTFALIGGEQAIKQPVRILLSILLEKHSPEVIYKLDIPALKALSPTMFTNLVKLWQTNTSIKTSSIGRLFDAVAVALGMISDTQYEGQAGILIETAANSLSSASELNHFDGQFKLQPLLCPAPETIAEHHEPIRFDIKQSNGQWDSSELLGQIVEQITLMPLTPLRAALIAKAFMDALCNLVCECAKDHLDTPIVLCGGVFQNRYLLERCEKQLNAQGNQLLSSNKVPINDAGIALGQLWYAMHDKHV; translated from the coding sequence ATGACAAAAAATCTGGAAAAGAGTCGTTTACAGCTAAAGATCACCGGCATCGTTCAAGGTGTCGGTTTTCGTCCTTTTGTATATCGGTTAGCCCATGAGCTCAATCTAACCGGAACCGTACTGAATAATAGTGAAGGAGTGACAATTGAGGCTCAGGGGCGCCCTGCTGAACTTGCTTTGTTTGAAGCTGCGTTTAGCAACCAAGCGCCTCCACTCGCGCGTATTGACAATATTAATGTCACCCCGCTGCCGGTTATCGATGACTGCGATCTGTTTAGTATCGTTCATAGTGAAAAAGAGAGTCTTGCCGTTGTTGCCGTATCATCTGACAAATGCACCTGCGAAGACTGTTTTAAAGATATCAACGATATTAATAACCGCCACTTTCGATACCCGTTCACCAATTGCACTAATTGTGGACCTAGGTATTCCCTGATCAATGCCCTGCCTTATGATAGACCTAATACTGCGATGGCTGATTTTGACATGTGCCCCGACTGTGAGCGTGCTTATTTAGACCCGATGGACAGGCGTTACCACGCACAACCTGTGAGCTGCCCCAAGTGCGGCCCTCAATTGAGCTTCAAAAGTGCCGATCTGACTCTGCTCAGTAGTAAAGAGACTGCCCTTGAGGATGCGATTAATTCTCTCATCGAAGGTAAAATATTAGCCATTAAAGGCATTGGTGGCTTTCATCTAGTCTGTGATGCCACTAACAATCAGAGTGTTGAACTGTTACGACAGCGCAAGAATCGCCCAGCGAAACCGTTTGCGGTAATGGTTGAAAATATCGACGCCGCTAAGAGACTCGTTACAGGTAACACGGCTGAATGGCAGGTCCTAAGCAGCGCCGAGCGCCCTATTACCTTGATGCGCAAAATCGATGCTCACGATGTCGAGCCATCGCTAAGTGATCTTGTTGCACCTCAGATAGACAGACTCGGGATCTTCCTGCCTTATACGCCTTTGCACCAACTCTTACTAAATGGGGTTAAACGTCCCTTAGTCATGACCAGTGCAAACCTCTCGGGTGAACCAATCATCACCGATAGCGTGGCAATTAATTGCAAGCTGGCTAATGTCATCGATAATATTCTCGATCACAACCGTCCGATATTGAATGGCTGTGACGACAGTGTCGTGCAAGTCATAAATGACAAACTACAGGTACTACGTTTAGCAAGGGGGTACGCGCCGCTATCTTTCTATAGCGAGCAGCCACTGGAAGAAAGCATTCTTGCGCTGGGTGCCCAACAGAAAAACAGTATCTGTTTTGGTATTGAGCACAACCTATTCCTAAGCCCTCATATTGGCGATCTGGTGTCAATTGAAGCCGAGGAGTATTTCCACCATACACTCAATACGTTCTCAAGACTTTATGGGTTTAAGGCCAGTCAATTAGTCCATGATAGCCACCCAGATTATGCAACGAGTAGGTGGGCCTTGTCGCAAGCCATTAACAATACTAGTTCGGTGCAACATCACTACGCACATGTTTTGAGCGTCATGGCCGCAAACAAGATCACCACGCCCGTACTGGGTTTTAGTTTTGATGGTACAGGGTTAGGCGATGACGATACGCTTTGGGGCGGAGAACTGTTGCGCTGTGATGTTCACCAATATCAGCGTCTTTCCCACTTGAGTACCTTTGCATTGATTGGTGGCGAACAAGCTATCAAGCAACCAGTTAGAATTTTACTGTCTATTTTGCTTGAAAAACATTCACCAGAAGTAATCTATAAGCTCGATATTCCTGCGTTAAAGGCACTATCACCGACGATGTTTACTAACCTAGTTAAGCTTTGGCAAACGAATACGAGTATTAAAACGTCATCGATTGGAAGATTGTTTGATGCAGTAGCTGTTGCTCTTGGGATGATTAGTGATACTCAGTATGAAGGACAAGCCGGGATCTTAATTGAAACCGCAGCCAACTCACTGAGCTCAGCTTCTGAACTGAATCATTTTGATGGCCAATTTAAGCTTCAACCGCTACTTTGCCCGGCCCCAGAAACAATAGCTGAGCACCATGAGCCCATTAGGTTTGATATAAAGCAGTCAAACGGCCAATGGGATAGCTCAGAACTGCTAGGGCAAATTGTAGAGCAAATTACCCTGATGCCGCTCACGCCTCTTCGTGCAGCACTCATTGCCAAAGCGTTTATGGACGCTCTGTGCAATTTGGTCTGTGAATGTGCCAAGGATCATCTTGATACCCCTATCGTACTTTGCGGCGGAGTATTTCAAAATCGATATCTACTTGAGCGTTGTGAGAAACAACTTAACGCACAGGGCAATCAGCTACTTTCGAGCAACAAGGTGCCGATAAACGATGCTGGCATTGCACTCGGCCAACTGTGGTATGCAATGCACGACAAACATGTGTGA
- the hypB gene encoding hydrogenase nickel incorporation protein HypB, which translates to MCQDCGCSITRHDHLLSSGHSHSKIDDNIATNPQLNDKKTLSIIHKILDKNDIEAQHNRAHFEAKGITAFNLMSSPGSGKTTLLEHLHQYTPLKYAVIEGDLETSRDADRLIAKGIDAYQIQTGAACHLDAFMVHSALHHINLDPLDICFVENVGNLVCPASYDVGTHKNIVLLSVPEGDDKIEKYPVMFRRADLVLITKSDLMPYFDFSMEESRAQLKKLNPNVELIEISVKDPQSLAKVADWLLQHTGASA; encoded by the coding sequence ATGTGCCAAGACTGTGGTTGTTCGATCACTCGTCATGATCATCTTTTAAGTTCAGGTCATTCGCATTCTAAAATTGACGATAATATCGCTACAAACCCTCAACTCAATGACAAAAAGACCCTTTCCATCATTCATAAGATTCTAGATAAAAATGATATTGAAGCGCAGCATAATCGCGCACACTTTGAAGCAAAGGGGATCACCGCATTTAACCTAATGAGTAGCCCAGGTAGCGGTAAGACAACTCTACTGGAGCATTTACATCAATACACGCCACTTAAGTATGCTGTTATTGAGGGCGATCTCGAAACTTCTAGAGACGCTGACAGACTCATCGCCAAAGGCATCGATGCGTATCAAATCCAAACTGGAGCGGCCTGCCACTTGGATGCATTCATGGTTCACAGTGCCCTTCACCACATTAACTTAGACCCTCTGGATATCTGCTTTGTCGAGAACGTTGGTAACTTAGTCTGCCCGGCGAGTTATGATGTTGGTACCCATAAGAATATCGTTTTGTTATCTGTACCTGAAGGGGATGACAAAATTGAGAAGTATCCTGTCATGTTCCGCCGTGCTGATTTGGTACTCATAACAAAGTCAGATCTCATGCCCTATTTTGACTTTAGCATGGAAGAATCCCGTGCTCAGCTCAAGAAGCTTAATCCGAATGTTGAGCTGATTGAAATATCAGTTAAAGATCCTCAATCATTAGCCAAAGTTGCCGATTGGCTACTGCAACATACCGGAGCCTCTGCCTAA
- a CDS encoding HypC/HybG/HupF family hydrogenase formation chaperone, which yields MCLSIPSQVVALHEDEQAVTVDTMGVKRKVSSHLMADALEIGDYVLIHIGFVMNKIDKADAMESLALYREIVEKLEQEQQES from the coding sequence ATGTGTCTTTCGATTCCATCACAAGTTGTTGCACTACATGAAGACGAGCAAGCGGTAACCGTCGATACTATGGGTGTCAAACGTAAGGTCAGCAGTCATCTAATGGCCGATGCATTAGAAATAGGTGACTATGTGCTGATCCATATCGGTTTCGTTATGAACAAAATTGATAAAGCCGATGCCATGGAAAGTTTGGCTCTATATCGAGAGATTGTTGAAAAACTCGAGCAAGAACAGCAGGAGTCTTAA
- the hypD gene encoding hydrogenase formation protein HypD: MIALTELYKGFRDPEVIRSLAKEIATYASLIDGNVNIMEVCGGHTHTIMKYGLNQLLPDNIDFIHGPGCPVCIMPKERIDHAAALANLPGIILVTLGDMIRVPGSKGSLANYRANGCDIRPIYDPLDTLQIAIDNPDKTIVFFAIGFETSTPMTAVLIDQAEKRDIKNLVFHINHVLVPPAIDAVMADPKAKVNAFIGPAHVSVISGAKVYRPAVTNYNTPVVISGFEPVDVMQSILMIVKQKAAAKAELENQYSRSVSEEGNLTAQALVNQYLKVREHFRWRGLGPIPSSALMLRDEYAHRDAERVFAEHLPNEEIDDHKACQCGDILRGLCKPKDCKVFGRGCTPETPLGSCMVSSEGACNAYYRYNGVTE; the protein is encoded by the coding sequence ATGATAGCCCTAACTGAGCTTTACAAAGGATTCAGAGATCCTGAAGTCATTCGCTCTTTAGCGAAAGAGATTGCCACCTACGCAAGTTTGATTGACGGTAATGTTAATATTATGGAGGTCTGCGGCGGACACACCCATACCATCATGAAATATGGTTTAAACCAATTATTGCCCGATAATATCGACTTTATCCATGGTCCAGGCTGCCCAGTTTGCATCATGCCTAAAGAGCGTATCGATCATGCTGCCGCTCTGGCAAATTTACCAGGTATCATTTTGGTAACGCTAGGCGACATGATCCGTGTTCCTGGCTCTAAAGGCAGTTTAGCTAACTATCGTGCAAATGGCTGTGATATCAGGCCTATCTATGATCCTCTCGATACCTTACAGATCGCTATCGATAACCCTGACAAAACCATTGTTTTCTTTGCGATAGGTTTCGAAACTTCTACTCCTATGACCGCGGTACTTATCGATCAAGCTGAAAAGCGTGATATAAAAAATCTAGTATTTCATATCAACCATGTACTCGTTCCTCCCGCGATTGATGCTGTGATGGCCGATCCCAAAGCCAAGGTCAATGCCTTTATTGGGCCAGCACATGTAAGCGTGATTAGTGGCGCAAAGGTCTACCGCCCTGCGGTGACCAATTACAATACTCCTGTCGTCATATCTGGCTTCGAGCCAGTGGATGTAATGCAGTCAATCTTGATGATTGTTAAGCAAAAAGCGGCAGCAAAGGCCGAGCTCGAAAACCAGTATAGCCGTTCGGTTTCAGAAGAGGGCAATCTTACAGCCCAAGCGTTGGTGAACCAATACCTTAAAGTGAGAGAGCATTTCCGTTGGCGGGGTCTTGGCCCAATCCCCTCTTCTGCGTTAATGCTAAGAGATGAGTATGCCCATAGAGATGCCGAACGTGTTTTTGCTGAGCATCTTCCAAATGAAGAAATTGACGACCATAAAGCCTGTCAATGTGGTGATATTCTCAGAGGCTTATGCAAACCCAAAGACTGCAAGGTGTTTGGCCGAGGATGTACGCCAGAAACACCATTAGGTAGCTGTATGGTTAGCTCTGAAGGTGCTTGCAACGCATACTATCGCTATAACGGAGTCACAGAATGA
- the hypE gene encoding hydrogenase expression/formation protein HypE — protein sequence MNQINSRKVVQLSHGGGGKEMNHLIKDLFFKAFDNPILRNEEDAAVLHFNGDVAFTTDSFTVAPLFFSGGDIGKLSIAGTVNDLAMMAAEPQYLSCSFIIEEGFEIAKLKTIVESMAKELKQSGARIVCGDTKVVPRGCADGLFINTSGVGRILRKGISVKNLACDDVIIVSRDIGRHGAAILMAREGLALDSELTSDCATLWPIVEQLIAANIEIHAMRDATRGGLSAVLNEWAQASDVEINVHEEAIPVCDEVRGLCELYGFEPFDLANEGTFILAVPKESADATLEIMKRFCHCEQASIIGDVNENRKGKVVLNTPWGSTRYLDLPQGELLPRIC from the coding sequence ATGAATCAAATTAACTCGCGCAAAGTCGTGCAGCTCAGTCATGGCGGTGGCGGTAAAGAGATGAACCACCTGATTAAGGACCTGTTCTTTAAGGCTTTCGATAATCCCATTTTACGTAACGAAGAAGATGCCGCTGTTTTGCATTTTAACGGCGATGTCGCCTTTACTACCGACTCCTTTACCGTAGCGCCGTTATTTTTCTCTGGTGGCGACATCGGTAAGCTTTCCATAGCGGGTACCGTTAATGACTTAGCGATGATGGCCGCAGAACCACAATATCTCAGCTGCAGCTTTATCATCGAAGAGGGCTTTGAGATTGCCAAGTTAAAAACCATCGTCGAAAGCATGGCCAAGGAGCTGAAACAGTCCGGCGCTCGTATCGTGTGTGGAGACACTAAAGTTGTGCCCCGTGGCTGCGCAGATGGCCTCTTCATCAATACTTCTGGGGTTGGCCGTATTCTTCGTAAAGGGATCTCGGTAAAAAACTTAGCTTGCGACGATGTCATCATAGTATCTCGTGACATCGGCCGCCACGGCGCGGCAATTTTGATGGCGAGAGAGGGCTTGGCACTCGACTCTGAGCTAACCAGTGACTGCGCGACACTATGGCCGATAGTCGAACAGCTTATTGCTGCAAACATTGAAATCCATGCGATGCGCGACGCTACCCGTGGTGGACTCTCTGCGGTTCTCAATGAGTGGGCGCAGGCATCTGATGTCGAAATCAATGTTCATGAGGAAGCGATCCCTGTTTGCGATGAAGTGAGAGGTCTCTGTGAGTTATATGGGTTTGAGCCATTTGATCTAGCAAATGAGGGCACCTTTATCCTAGCGGTACCTAAAGAGAGTGCCGATGCTACGCTAGAGATTATGAAGCGCTTCTGTCACTGCGAACAAGCATCTATCATCGGTGATGTAAACGAGAACCGAAAAGGCAAAGTGGTACTCAACACTCCTTGGGGAAGCACTCGTTACTTGGATTTACCTCAGGGTGAATTACTACCGAGGATCTGCTAG
- a CDS encoding hydrogenase maturation nickel metallochaperone HypA/HybF, whose product MHEYSIVTALIEECERHAFANNASKVSRVEIKLGILSGVEPELLRTAFETFKLEGICREANLVMNIQPLVLRCLDCGQSTEHSERSVICSHCQSGQTKVLDGEDMMLMQLELEQA is encoded by the coding sequence GTGCATGAGTACTCGATAGTAACCGCATTGATTGAAGAGTGTGAGCGTCATGCCTTTGCTAACAATGCAAGTAAGGTGAGCCGAGTAGAGATAAAGCTTGGGATCCTTAGTGGCGTTGAGCCAGAGTTACTCAGGACGGCTTTTGAAACCTTTAAGTTAGAGGGGATCTGTCGCGAAGCTAATCTCGTGATGAATATCCAGCCATTAGTACTCAGATGTTTGGACTGTGGACAAAGCACAGAACATAGTGAGCGAAGCGTAATTTGCAGCCATTGCCAAAGTGGCCAGACGAAAGTACTCGATGGTGAAGATATGATGTTAATGCAACTCGAGCTAGAGCAAGCCTAG
- a CDS encoding tetratricopeptide repeat protein gives MRLEWMQLSKRGVGSVMILIRACIMLSILSVVSACSSTPEETPAPIKAPERQDLLDVGTLSSITPDFSAPTTEEEALQKAHTEEQSGNIEKALYAYIQALDFNAKNAETFYQIGRIHTIRGNPDIAYRAYNEALVLNPNLMMAHADLGVISMDKRQYREARLHLEKAIELDQKRLALLEEKQNMGAFLVPNRESPARVYNAIAILEDVENNHQKARNYFRLILELQPHSSILITNLGYSYYLTAELTMAEKYLRQAIREDSSFNRAWTNLGLVYVRKGFYKRALAAFEQTMSPADALNDLGYFLMLEGQYEKAIGLFERAIDMSPSYFEQAQKNLRRAKAEISDEFQHASY, from the coding sequence ATGAGACTGGAATGGATGCAGCTAAGTAAACGGGGAGTGGGATCTGTCATGATATTGATTAGGGCCTGCATTATGCTGAGTATATTGTCAGTAGTGTCCGCTTGCAGCTCTACTCCAGAAGAGACTCCTGCGCCAATAAAGGCTCCGGAGCGTCAAGATTTGCTTGATGTAGGTACGTTATCGTCTATTACTCCAGATTTTTCAGCACCGACAACCGAAGAAGAGGCGCTACAAAAGGCGCATACCGAAGAGCAGTCTGGTAATATTGAAAAGGCACTGTATGCCTATATCCAAGCATTAGATTTTAACGCTAAAAATGCCGAAACCTTTTATCAGATTGGGCGCATTCATACCATAAGGGGCAATCCGGATATTGCCTATAGAGCATATAATGAAGCACTCGTTCTTAATCCTAACTTGATGATGGCTCATGCAGATCTTGGGGTCATTAGTATGGATAAGCGTCAATATAGAGAAGCGCGCTTACATCTTGAAAAGGCGATAGAGTTAGATCAAAAAAGATTAGCGCTACTCGAAGAGAAGCAAAATATGGGGGCGTTTTTGGTGCCTAACCGAGAGTCTCCTGCAAGAGTCTATAACGCCATTGCGATTTTAGAAGATGTCGAGAATAATCACCAAAAAGCCAGAAATTACTTCAGATTGATTTTAGAGTTACAGCCACACTCGTCGATACTTATTACCAACTTAGGTTACTCCTATTATTTAACCGCTGAGCTGACAATGGCTGAGAAATATTTAAGACAGGCGATTAGAGAAGACTCTAGCTTCAATAGAGCCTGGACAAATTTGGGGCTTGTCTATGTTCGAAAAGGCTTTTATAAGCGTGCGCTCGCCGCGTTTGAGCAGACAATGTCTCCGGCTGATGCACTTAATGACTTAGGCTACTTCCTCATGCTTGAGGGGCAGTATGAAAAAGCGATAGGGTTATTTGAGCGCGCAATCGATATGTCACCCAGCTATTTTGAGCAAGCTCAAAAAAACTTAAGAAGGGCTAAAGCTGAGATTTCTGATGAATTTCAGCATGCAAGTTATTGA
- a CDS encoding type II secretion system F family protein, with amino-acid sequence MDFLIGLFGQFFDDPQHVEWAIYSVAAIAGVTLAISISYLISGVYSPIRKRLKSLNAAEGTKVTHDVTGTLEHGMGEMAKKPFLNFSNHETRRLLIHAGFHSENALAVFNASRLLLILLGFVISLVILNLFPEISGIWTIYIFCLFIGGAFIVPSMVLQSLANRRMRQLRVGFPDALDLLVVCCEAGLGLMAAMQRVARELAFSHPSLASELDLVCSKVRAGLTIKVALQEFTDRTGLEDIKGLNSAISQSMRLGTGIAETLRVFSDEYRDKRLQAAEEQAAKLAVKMIFPMMCCIWPSFFIVAVGPAVLKVMKVWGQAF; translated from the coding sequence ATGGATTTCCTAATTGGTTTATTTGGTCAGTTTTTTGATGATCCCCAACACGTTGAGTGGGCGATATATTCTGTTGCCGCAATTGCTGGGGTCACTCTTGCGATATCAATATCTTACTTGATTAGTGGTGTGTACTCTCCGATTAGAAAGAGGTTGAAATCACTTAATGCAGCGGAAGGAACCAAAGTGACACATGATGTCACTGGCACTTTGGAACATGGTATGGGTGAGATGGCTAAGAAGCCATTCCTCAACTTTTCTAATCATGAAACTAGGCGCCTGTTGATCCATGCGGGGTTTCATTCAGAAAATGCCTTGGCTGTTTTTAATGCATCTCGTTTACTGCTTATTTTGTTAGGTTTTGTCATTTCATTAGTTATTTTGAACCTGTTTCCTGAGATCTCTGGTATTTGGACGATTTATATATTCTGCCTTTTTATTGGCGGTGCGTTTATTGTTCCGTCAATGGTGTTGCAGTCACTTGCAAATCGGCGAATGCGCCAACTTAGAGTCGGGTTTCCGGATGCGCTGGACTTATTAGTTGTCTGCTGCGAAGCAGGATTGGGGCTAATGGCAGCAATGCAAAGGGTTGCAAGGGAGTTAGCATTTAGCCACCCAAGTCTTGCGAGTGAGTTGGATTTGGTTTGTAGTAAGGTGAGGGCGGGGTTAACCATTAAAGTTGCCTTACAGGAGTTTACCGATAGAACAGGACTTGAAGATATTAAGGGACTGAACTCTGCTATATCACAGAGTATGCGTTTAGGTACCGGTATCGCAGAAACTTTACGTGTGTTTTCAGATGAATACCGTGATAAGCGACTACAAGCGGCTGAAGAGCAAGCTGCAAAACTTGCTGTTAAGATGATATTTCCAATGATGTGCTGTATTTGGCCGTCATTTTTTATCGTTGCAGTAGGGCCTGCTGTACTAAAAGTGATGAAAGTATGGGGGCAGGCATTTTAG
- a CDS encoding type II secretion system F family protein, with translation MFSNQVIFLGLVFVAVLFLSQALFLPVYSPQRANSALVRKRLKKLSEASGDITYETSLLRKSRLGKLGPIGRWLERFQLIENLSYRLELADYKLMGHQFIFLALFSASIVASVVWFYLGEQIAAGFMFVVTLFIFNFKLNRDTAKRMEKIEESFPDALDVLRRALQAGYSFSDAIKLVTEEMEGPLAKEFSLMFANINYSKDTKRALLGFIERVPSVSAMAFASAVMVQKETGGNLAENINNLARVIRLRFTFRRRVRTLSAEGRLSAWILILLPFVLFAVIYIQTPGYVGELTGTEEGNQLLIWGAIGMFVGGMWISKLIRIDM, from the coding sequence ATGTTTTCTAACCAAGTTATCTTCCTAGGACTGGTTTTTGTTGCGGTGCTTTTTTTATCACAAGCCCTGTTTCTACCAGTCTATAGCCCCCAAAGAGCAAACAGTGCTTTGGTACGCAAGCGCCTCAAAAAGCTTTCAGAAGCATCAGGCGATATAACTTATGAGACATCATTACTGCGTAAGAGCCGCTTAGGAAAACTTGGACCCATTGGGCGCTGGTTAGAGCGCTTTCAGTTGATAGAAAACTTAAGTTATCGCCTAGAATTAGCAGACTACAAGCTCATGGGCCACCAATTCATTTTTCTGGCTCTCTTTTCGGCATCGATAGTCGCTTCGGTGGTGTGGTTCTATTTGGGCGAACAGATCGCTGCCGGATTTATGTTTGTGGTCACACTATTTATCTTTAACTTCAAGCTAAATCGCGATACGGCAAAACGCATGGAAAAGATTGAGGAGAGCTTTCCGGATGCTTTGGATGTGTTGAGGCGAGCACTGCAAGCGGGTTACTCCTTTTCCGATGCCATTAAGTTAGTGACTGAAGAGATGGAGGGGCCGCTTGCTAAGGAATTTAGTTTAATGTTCGCTAACATTAACTACAGTAAAGATACGAAAAGAGCACTTTTGGGTTTTATTGAACGAGTTCCTAGTGTATCTGCGATGGCATTCGCGAGTGCTGTAATGGTACAAAAAGAAACGGGTGGTAATTTAGCCGAAAATATCAATAACTTGGCAAGAGTCATTCGATTACGCTTTACGTTCAGGCGAAGAGTGAGAACGCTTTCTGCTGAGGGACGGCTTTCAGCCTGGATCCTTATCTTGCTGCCATTTGTGTTATTTGCCGTGATCTATATTCAAACACCTGGTTATGTTGGTGAGTTAACGGGGACTGAAGAGGGCAATCAACTGCTTATTTGGGGAGCTATCGGTATGTTTGTCGGTGGCATGTGGATTAGTAAGTTAATAAGGATAGATATGTAA